A single genomic interval of Polaribacter vadi harbors:
- the ligA gene encoding NAD-dependent DNA ligase LigA, protein MDIKERIDVLRAELDAHNYNYYVLDNATISDFDFDIKLKELEKLEKENPIFFDVNSPTQRVGGSITKNFNTVVHQNRMYSLDNSYSKDDLLDWEKRIQKMLGTSEIEYTCELKFDGASINLTYENGQFIKAVTRGDGFQGDEVTNNIKTIRSIPLSIKKDFVKDFEMRGEIILPLDGFIKMNEERVANDEEEYRNPRNTASGSLKLQDSSEVAKRPLDCLLYQVVTSERKYKTHFESLENARKVGFKVPKTIAVAKNIEEVFDFVNKWDTKRHTLPYETDGVVIKVNNLQQQEELGYTSKAPRWAIAYKFKAEQVSTILNEITYQVGRTGAITPVANLEPVQLAGTTVKRASLHNADQIEKLDIRENDTVFVEKGGEIIPKIIAVDITKRPISSTPTAYATNCPECNTELVRTEGDAKHYCPNEFGCAPQITGRIQHFISRKAMDIDGLGGETVDLLRKEGLIKNYADLYDLKVEQVIPLERMAEKSAQNMISGIEKSKEIPFEKVLFALGIRFVGETVAKKLAKHFKSIDNLMSATFEELINVDEIGDRIAQSIIEFSSNEGNINLINRLKEVGVQLEVSAESLENQTNKLEGQIFVVSGVFHQMSRNELKKAIEDNGGKVSSSISKKTNFIIAGDNMGPSKLTKAQDLGVTIISEQDFIDKIS, encoded by the coding sequence ATGGATATTAAAGAACGAATAGATGTATTGAGAGCAGAGTTAGATGCACATAATTACAACTATTATGTGTTAGATAATGCAACAATTTCGGATTTCGATTTTGATATAAAACTCAAAGAATTAGAAAAATTAGAAAAGGAAAATCCTATTTTTTTCGACGTAAATTCGCCAACACAAAGAGTAGGAGGTAGCATTACCAAAAATTTTAATACAGTTGTACATCAAAATAGAATGTATTCTTTGGATAATTCTTACTCAAAAGACGATTTGTTAGATTGGGAAAAGAGAATTCAAAAAATGTTGGGAACTTCAGAAATTGAATATACGTGCGAATTAAAATTTGATGGAGCCTCTATCAATTTAACGTATGAAAATGGTCAATTTATAAAAGCAGTTACAAGAGGAGATGGTTTTCAAGGAGATGAGGTTACGAATAATATAAAAACGATTCGCTCAATTCCTTTATCAATTAAGAAAGACTTTGTAAAAGATTTTGAAATGCGTGGTGAAATCATTTTACCTTTAGATGGTTTTATTAAAATGAACGAAGAACGTGTTGCAAATGATGAAGAAGAATATAGAAACCCAAGAAATACAGCCAGTGGAAGTTTAAAATTACAAGATTCTTCTGAAGTTGCAAAACGACCTTTGGATTGTTTATTATATCAAGTTGTAACATCAGAAAGAAAATATAAAACGCATTTTGAAAGTTTAGAAAATGCAAGAAAAGTTGGTTTTAAGGTTCCAAAAACAATTGCTGTAGCAAAAAACATTGAGGAAGTTTTCGATTTTGTAAATAAATGGGACACAAAACGCCACACGTTACCTTATGAAACTGATGGAGTTGTTATAAAAGTAAACAATTTACAACAGCAAGAAGAATTAGGATACACATCCAAAGCTCCAAGATGGGCAATTGCTTATAAATTTAAAGCTGAACAAGTTTCTACGATTTTGAACGAAATTACATATCAAGTTGGTAGAACAGGTGCAATTACGCCAGTCGCAAATTTAGAACCTGTGCAATTGGCAGGAACCACTGTAAAACGTGCGTCTTTGCACAATGCAGATCAAATTGAAAAGTTAGACATTCGTGAAAATGATACTGTTTTTGTTGAAAAAGGAGGAGAAATTATTCCTAAAATTATTGCTGTTGATATTACAAAACGTCCAATAAGTTCAACACCAACAGCTTATGCAACAAACTGTCCTGAATGTAACACAGAATTAGTAAGAACAGAAGGTGATGCAAAACATTATTGTCCAAATGAATTTGGTTGCGCTCCACAAATAACAGGAAGAATTCAGCATTTCATCAGCAGAAAAGCGATGGATATTGATGGTTTAGGAGGTGAAACTGTAGATTTATTGCGTAAAGAAGGTTTAATAAAAAATTATGCTGATTTATACGATTTAAAGGTGGAGCAAGTTATTCCATTAGAAAGAATGGCAGAAAAGTCTGCACAAAACATGATTTCAGGAATTGAAAAATCAAAAGAAATTCCGTTTGAAAAAGTACTTTTTGCCCTCGGAATTCGTTTTGTTGGGGAAACTGTCGCAAAAAAATTAGCCAAACATTTTAAGTCAATAGACAATTTAATGTCAGCAACTTTCGAGGAATTAATTAATGTGGATGAAATTGGCGATAGAATTGCACAAAGTATAATTGAGTTTTCATCGAATGAAGGGAACATCAACTTAATAAACCGTTTAAAAGAAGTTGGAGTTCAGTTAGAAGTGTCTGCTGAAAGTTTAGAAAATCAAACCAATAAATTAGAAGGACAGATTTTTGTAGTTTCTGGCGTTTTTCATCAAATGTCTAGAAACGAACTGAAAAAAGCGATAGAAGATAATGGAGGTAAAGTGAGTTCATCCATCTCTAAAAAAACAAATTTTATTATTGCTGGCGATAATATGGGCCCATCAAAATTAACAAAAGCGCAAGATTTGGGCGTAACAATTATTTCAGAACAAGATTTTATTGATAAAATAAGTTAA
- a CDS encoding DUF4294 domain-containing protein, with protein MISFSQKKEELDSLPKNFDDYIFVKPGDSITIELNEFTLLPKQKFKSKDDIRYYLWLRRKVFKAYPYAKLASERLDSLNARLDRIDSKSKKRKYTRQIQKYIEGEFTEQIKKMTKTEGRILIKLIHRQTGKTAFDNIKGLRSGWKAFWYNTTANLFSLSLKEEYLPETINEDFLVEDILQRAFRDQILKSQPTKLNFDFIEVIAEKKAEINVEEYKILFAKMKKKKKIRSNN; from the coding sequence ATGATTTCTTTTTCACAAAAAAAAGAGGAATTAGATTCGTTGCCTAAAAATTTTGACGACTATATTTTTGTAAAACCAGGAGACAGTATCACTATAGAGTTGAATGAATTTACGCTACTACCAAAGCAAAAATTCAAATCTAAAGACGATATTCGTTATTATTTGTGGTTACGCAGAAAAGTTTTTAAAGCATATCCTTATGCAAAACTAGCATCAGAAAGGTTAGATTCTTTAAATGCAAGATTAGATAGAATAGATTCGAAAAGCAAAAAAAGAAAATATACCAGGCAAATTCAAAAGTATATTGAAGGTGAGTTTACAGAGCAAATTAAAAAGATGACCAAAACAGAAGGTCGAATTTTAATAAAATTAATTCATCGTCAAACAGGTAAAACTGCTTTCGATAATATTAAAGGTTTACGAAGTGGTTGGAAAGCTTTTTGGTATAACACAACAGCCAATCTTTTTAGCTTATCTTTAAAAGAAGAATATCTTCCAGAAACTATAAACGAAGATTTTTTAGTCGAAGATATTTTACAACGCGCTTTTAGAGATCAAATTTTAAAAAGTCAGCCTACAAAACTCAATTTCGATTTTATAGAAGTAATTGCAGAAAAAAAAGCAGAGATAAATGTTGAAGAATATAAAATCTTGTTTGCTAAAATGAAAAAGAAAAAAAAGATAAGAAGTAATAATTAA
- the porQ gene encoding type IX secretion system protein PorQ, which produces MKYFYYLLLSVFFSLEINSQVGGENIYQFLNLSSSARQIALGGEVLTLTDDVNQPIWNPAVISNEIDHKISANYASFLAGINIGSISYAREISRHFGTIHASINYLDYGTLIGADEQGNETGNFGANDLAISVGYALNLPWTNFFFGANVKLINSNIQNFTSFGVAADFGILYNSPYKPYSFTLVARNAGAQIKSFNGTNEELPFKIAFGASYQLEYVPLKWYLTLDNLQQWDVSEPNPSEQTTDLEGNVTEQEIGFIGNALRHFVVGAELFPESAINLRVGYNVRRAAELKLQNIRTFGGISFGFGIKMNRFKFNYAYSKFHTATNASTFSLEMDLNRR; this is translated from the coding sequence ATGAAATATTTTTATTATCTATTGTTATCAGTTTTTTTTTCTTTGGAAATAAATTCTCAAGTTGGAGGTGAAAACATATATCAATTTTTAAATTTATCTTCTTCTGCAAGACAAATTGCTTTAGGGGGTGAAGTATTAACGCTTACTGATGATGTGAATCAACCTATTTGGAATCCTGCTGTAATAAGTAATGAAATCGATCATAAAATCTCTGCAAATTACGCTAGCTTTTTAGCAGGTATTAATATTGGCTCAATATCTTATGCCAGAGAAATATCTAGACACTTTGGAACGATACATGCAAGTATTAATTATTTAGATTATGGAACATTAATTGGCGCAGACGAACAAGGAAATGAAACTGGAAATTTTGGTGCTAATGATTTAGCAATTTCAGTTGGATATGCTTTAAATTTACCTTGGACTAATTTTTTTTTTGGAGCTAATGTTAAATTAATTAATTCTAATATACAAAATTTTACTTCTTTTGGGGTAGCAGCAGATTTTGGAATACTTTACAATAGTCCATATAAACCTTACTCCTTTACATTAGTAGCTAGAAATGCAGGTGCTCAAATTAAAAGTTTTAATGGAACCAATGAGGAACTACCTTTTAAAATTGCCTTTGGAGCCTCATATCAATTGGAATATGTACCTTTAAAATGGTATTTAACTTTAGATAATTTACAACAATGGGATGTTTCTGAGCCAAATCCTTCTGAACAAACAACAGATTTAGAAGGTAATGTAACTGAACAAGAAATTGGTTTTATTGGTAATGCTTTAAGACATTTTGTTGTTGGTGCAGAGTTATTTCCTGAAAGTGCTATCAATTTAAGGGTAGGTTATAATGTGAGAAGGGCTGCAGAATTAAAATTACAAAATATTAGAACTTTTGGTGGTATTTCATTTGGTTTTGGAATAAAAATGAATAGATTTAAATTTAATTATGCGTATTCTAAATTTCATACTGCTACAAATGCGAGCACTTTTAGTTTAGAAATGGATTTAAATAGAAGATAA
- the cmk gene encoding (d)CMP kinase — protein MNKKITIAIDGFSSTGKSTIAKLIAKKYNYIYVDTGAMYRAVSLFAKQHNFVGNDFLDKEKLISNLNDISLSFKFNEDLGFAEMFLNDKNVEQEIRTLEVSQLVSKVATISEVRRKLVAEQQQMGAKGGIVMDGRDIGTVVFPNAELKLFMTASADKRATRRYKELLDKGDKVTFEEILFNVEERDRIDSTREDSPLIKADDAIEFNNSDMGIDEQFERICTLVDRKIS, from the coding sequence ATGAATAAAAAAATTACAATTGCAATTGATGGATTTTCATCTACAGGAAAAAGTACAATTGCTAAATTGATAGCTAAAAAATATAATTATATTTATGTTGATACTGGAGCAATGTATAGAGCTGTAAGCTTATTTGCTAAACAGCATAACTTTGTAGGAAATGATTTTTTAGATAAAGAAAAATTAATTTCTAATCTTAATGACATTTCACTTTCTTTTAAATTTAATGAGGATTTAGGTTTCGCTGAAATGTTTTTAAATGATAAAAATGTTGAGCAAGAAATAAGAACTTTAGAAGTTTCTCAATTAGTTAGTAAAGTTGCAACCATTTCTGAAGTTAGAAGGAAATTAGTTGCTGAACAACAACAAATGGGAGCCAAAGGTGGAATTGTTATGGATGGAAGAGATATTGGAACTGTAGTTTTTCCGAATGCTGAATTAAAATTATTTATGACAGCTTCTGCAGATAAAAGAGCTACAAGACGTTATAAAGAACTACTTGATAAAGGTGATAAAGTAACTTTTGAAGAGATTTTATTTAATGTAGAAGAACGAGATAGAATAGATTCTACAAGAGAAGATTCTCCCTTAATAAAGGCTGATGATGCTATTGAATTTAATAATTCTGATATGGGAATTGATGAACAATTTGAGAGAATTTGCACTTTAGTAGATAGAAAGATTTCTTAA